The Peribacillus sp. FSL E2-0218 genome contains a region encoding:
- a CDS encoding DNA internalization-related competence protein ComEC/Rec2: protein MERHLLLLALSATFGVAAHSSPSITQLIIITIFLCFLHFTLGLDVKAYSLHLVVMMIFFGAASYSDHRSQTIYQGTESRFAITFTDQPKIDGHSLKGFIASEKGERLMLRYKIDSEQEKENLGRLLQIGLSCPAEGSLSIPDTQRNENGFDYQRYLKRKSTHWILKADSITFQECIEGGNSIVHSIRNLRMKGIAYIGRNFPKESSGFVTALIFGDQGYIDEDDLTNYQRLGLVHLLAISGLHVSFLTGMLFYLGIRIGITRERMTIVLLIFLPVYMLLSGGSPSVVRSCLMAMLFFFLLLFKHRVSAASTIGLVYIALLLFQPNMLYDIGFQLSFAVTFSILMSSGIFLRYPQKTLQLLIISLICQLTALPILLFHFYEASFLGVFLNVVYVPLYSILLLPFSLIALTCHLLFPPLGEPLISILNFTFILCNKAADAASNLPLASIVFGKPHFFVMALLVTSLLGLYLTWEGSFKKSKWWCGMLIVLLLFQYNIQKLSPFGEVQIIDVGQGDSILIILPFNRGNYLIDTGGQITFPIEPWAQKRKKFNTADDIIIPLLKSKGIHQLDKLILTHADADHVGSAKELIEHFKVEEIIIGGGSEEQYRDMDFVSIARDKKVQLSVSKRGDSWVAGGALFSVLHPHEEEENKNDSSIVLYSELGGLSWIFAGDLEEEGEGKLMNAFPRLRADILKVGHHGSKTSTSAPFLLQLQPKAALISAGKDNRYGHPHKSVLGNLETNQIHVFRTDEDGSIIYKYYKRKGTFRKTIP, encoded by the coding sequence ATGGAAAGACACCTTCTTTTATTGGCCCTATCTGCCACTTTTGGAGTTGCCGCCCATTCATCGCCCAGTATAACGCAATTAATCATCATCACGATCTTTCTCTGCTTCCTCCATTTTACGCTGGGGCTGGATGTGAAGGCCTATAGCCTTCATCTAGTGGTGATGATGATTTTTTTTGGGGCGGCTTCCTACTCCGATCATCGAAGCCAAACCATTTATCAAGGGACGGAAAGCCGGTTTGCAATCACATTCACCGACCAGCCGAAGATAGATGGGCATTCATTGAAAGGCTTCATCGCCAGCGAGAAGGGTGAACGGCTTATGCTTCGTTATAAAATCGATTCTGAGCAAGAAAAGGAAAATCTGGGCAGACTTTTGCAAATCGGCTTATCTTGCCCTGCCGAGGGGAGCTTGTCGATCCCCGACACACAGAGAAATGAGAACGGTTTCGACTATCAACGCTATCTTAAGCGCAAAAGCACGCACTGGATATTGAAAGCTGATTCCATCACTTTTCAAGAATGCATCGAAGGAGGAAACTCGATTGTCCATTCGATACGTAATTTGCGAATGAAGGGAATTGCGTATATCGGGAGAAACTTTCCAAAAGAATCAAGCGGCTTTGTCACAGCACTCATTTTCGGTGACCAAGGCTATATTGATGAAGATGACCTTACTAATTATCAAAGGCTCGGCCTGGTGCATTTATTGGCGATATCCGGCCTTCATGTCAGCTTCTTGACAGGGATGTTATTTTACTTGGGTATCAGGATTGGGATTACCCGGGAAAGGATGACCATCGTCCTCCTGATCTTCCTCCCCGTTTATATGTTACTTTCCGGCGGCAGCCCATCAGTCGTGCGATCATGTTTAATGGCGATGCTCTTTTTTTTTCTATTGTTATTCAAGCATCGTGTCTCCGCAGCTTCCACCATTGGACTTGTTTACATCGCACTTTTGTTATTTCAGCCCAATATGCTATATGATATCGGCTTTCAACTTTCGTTCGCCGTCACTTTTTCCATTCTCATGTCTTCGGGCATCTTCTTACGCTATCCCCAAAAAACGCTGCAGTTGCTTATCATAAGCTTGATCTGCCAATTGACAGCCCTTCCCATTTTGCTTTTTCATTTTTATGAAGCCTCTTTCCTAGGAGTGTTCCTGAATGTCGTGTATGTTCCGCTTTATTCGATCTTGTTGCTGCCTTTTTCTTTAATTGCCCTCACTTGTCATCTGCTATTCCCGCCGCTAGGAGAGCCCCTAATATCGATATTGAACTTCACCTTCATCCTATGCAATAAGGCCGCCGATGCAGCCTCGAATTTGCCTTTAGCTTCCATTGTATTTGGAAAGCCCCATTTTTTCGTGATGGCGTTACTTGTGACGTCCCTTCTCGGGCTATACCTGACCTGGGAGGGGTCTTTTAAGAAAAGTAAATGGTGGTGCGGGATGCTGATTGTACTATTGCTTTTTCAATATAATATACAAAAGCTGTCACCTTTTGGCGAAGTGCAGATCATCGATGTTGGGCAAGGTGACTCCATTTTAATTATCCTGCCTTTCAACCGCGGTAATTATTTGATTGATACGGGCGGGCAGATTACATTCCCCATCGAGCCGTGGGCGCAAAAGCGCAAGAAGTTCAATACAGCGGATGATATCATCATTCCGTTATTGAAAAGTAAGGGCATCCATCAATTGGATAAACTGATTTTGACTCATGCTGATGCCGATCATGTAGGGAGTGCAAAAGAATTGATCGAACATTTCAAAGTGGAAGAAATCATCATTGGAGGCGGCAGTGAAGAGCAATATCGCGATATGGACTTTGTCTCGATTGCAAGGGATAAAAAAGTGCAGCTGTCAGTCAGTAAAAGGGGGGACAGCTGGGTAGCGGGCGGAGCTCTGTTTTCCGTGCTGCATCCTCATGAAGAAGAAGAAAATAAAAATGATTCGTCGATCGTTTTATACTCGGAGCTAGGGGGCTTATCATGGATTTTTGCCGGAGATTTGGAGGAAGAGGGGGAAGGGAAGCTGATGAACGCCTTTCCACGGTTGCGGGCGGATATCCTGAAGGTCGGCCACCATGGCAGCAAGACATCTACTTCGGCACCCTTCCTTTTGCAGCTGCAGCCGAAAGCCGCATTGATTTCAGCCGGAAAAGATAACCGATACGGTCATCCCCATAAAAGCGTCTTAGGGAATTTGGAAACAAATCAAATTCATGTGTTCAGGACGGATGAAGATGGTTCGATCATTTATAAGTATTACAAAAGGAAAGGAACCTTTCGGAAGACT
- a CDS encoding ComE operon protein 2: MNRISWDQYFMAQSHLLALRSTCTRLTVGATIVRDNRIIAGGYNGSIAGGTHCIDDGCYVIDNHCVRTIHAEMNALLQCAKFGVPTDRAEIYVTHFPCLQCCKSLIQAGIKAVFYAEDYKNHPYALELFRQAGVKTEKVEAKGAIDVNGKEKKDFVLALLAKLEQTGLEKEAVLELERRAKQIFDH; encoded by the coding sequence ATGAACAGGATAAGCTGGGATCAATACTTCATGGCGCAAAGCCATTTATTAGCGTTAAGAAGCACATGTACGCGCCTGACAGTAGGGGCGACGATCGTAAGGGATAACCGGATCATTGCAGGAGGATACAATGGCTCCATTGCCGGAGGGACGCACTGTATCGATGATGGCTGTTATGTAATCGATAACCATTGTGTCAGGACGATACATGCTGAAATGAATGCACTGCTGCAATGTGCGAAATTTGGGGTGCCAACGGATCGAGCTGAGATCTATGTGACCCATTTTCCATGCTTGCAATGCTGTAAATCTCTCATCCAAGCTGGAATCAAAGCCGTTTTTTATGCTGAGGACTATAAAAATCATCCATATGCACTTGAGTTATTCAGGCAGGCTGGTGTCAAAACAGAAAAGGTTGAAGCAAAAGGGGCCATCGATGTCAACGGAAAGGAAAAGAAGGACTTCGTGCTTGCCTTGCTAGCCAAACTGGAACAAACAGGGTTGGAAAAAGAAGCGGTATTGGAGCTGGAGAGGAGGGCAAAGCAAATATTTGATCATTAA
- a CDS encoding helix-hairpin-helix domain-containing protein — protein sequence MDRILKDKKTMIALAVAMGSVVIFLFWQIGHDHEPVEPDDIFAEAAKEGGMESETNVLEDHVIIVDLKGAVQNPGVFTAQAGDRINDLISAAGSFTDKADKDKVNLAQLVEDQMVIYVPEIGEEDKGNLEYNHLVPSGGMAEGQVNLNTATQQELETLTGIGPSKAAAILEYRESVGPFKQIDELKKVTGIGDKTFEKLQDSISVR from the coding sequence ATGGATAGGATTTTAAAGGATAAAAAGACGATGATTGCCCTCGCAGTGGCGATGGGGTCCGTGGTCATTTTCTTATTTTGGCAAATTGGGCATGATCACGAACCCGTTGAGCCGGACGATATCTTTGCTGAGGCCGCAAAAGAGGGTGGAATGGAAAGTGAAACGAATGTCTTGGAAGACCATGTCATTATAGTCGATTTGAAGGGAGCGGTACAAAATCCTGGTGTTTTTACGGCTCAGGCAGGTGACAGGATCAATGATCTTATTTCGGCAGCAGGCAGTTTTACGGACAAGGCCGATAAGGATAAAGTGAATCTTGCCCAACTAGTGGAGGATCAAATGGTCATTTATGTTCCGGAAATAGGGGAAGAAGACAAGGGAAACTTGGAATATAACCATCTCGTTCCTTCAGGAGGGATGGCGGAGGGGCAGGTGAATTTGAATACAGCGACACAGCAAGAGTTGGAGACGCTTACCGGAATAGGGCCATCCAAAGCGGCTGCCATTTTGGAATATAGGGAGTCCGTAGGTCCATTCAAGCAAATTGATGAATTGAAGAAAGTGACGGGGATCGGTGATAAAACGTTTGAAAAACTACAGGACTCCATTTCTGTGCGGTGA
- the comER gene encoding late competence protein ComER, which produces MKKIGVIGTGNMGTILIEAWLEAKVLNPADLMITNRTLSKALTLKEKHPGIKVAESAAEIAQQADFIFLCVKPLQIDGLLSDIKHHINKEQLVISITSPLSVAQLESAVKAPCARFIPSITNRVGSGVSLLSFGEGCGKEARSALQVLASAISAPVVIENDITRVASDIVSCGPAFFSYLAQAFIDAACQTTKIDKETATTFTENMLIGLGELLGKGVYTLPALQEKVCVKGGITGEGIKVLEAETGEMFHHLFQATHEKFAEDLHEVEKQFGHPY; this is translated from the coding sequence TTGAAGAAAATCGGTGTAATTGGAACAGGCAATATGGGCACCATTTTAATCGAGGCATGGCTGGAGGCAAAAGTTTTGAATCCGGCAGATCTAATGATTACAAACCGGACACTATCCAAAGCATTAACACTGAAAGAAAAACATCCGGGTATCAAGGTTGCGGAAAGCGCGGCCGAAATCGCCCAGCAAGCGGATTTTATTTTTCTTTGTGTAAAGCCATTACAAATCGACGGCTTGCTTTCAGACATCAAACATCATATAAACAAGGAACAATTGGTCATCTCCATCACGAGCCCGCTTTCGGTGGCGCAGCTTGAGTCGGCCGTAAAGGCCCCTTGCGCGCGATTCATCCCCAGCATAACCAATCGGGTCGGCTCTGGGGTATCGCTGCTAAGCTTCGGTGAAGGATGCGGCAAGGAAGCGAGGTCCGCCTTGCAGGTATTGGCCTCGGCGATATCGGCGCCCGTCGTCATTGAAAATGATATCACCCGGGTAGCCTCCGATATCGTCAGCTGCGGTCCCGCCTTCTTTAGCTACTTAGCACAAGCTTTTATTGACGCGGCCTGCCAGACGACGAAAATAGATAAAGAAACCGCTACGACTTTCACTGAAAACATGCTGATCGGATTGGGGGAATTACTTGGTAAGGGCGTTTATACATTGCCGGCCTTACAGGAAAAGGTGTGCGTGAAAGGTGGGATAACGGGAGAAGGGATCAAGGTATTGGAAGCGGAGACAGGGGAAATGTTCCACCATCTTTTTCAAGCGACGCATGAAAAATTTGCAGAAGATCTGCATGAGGTTGAAAAGCAGTTTGGCCATCCTTATTAA
- a CDS encoding class I SAM-dependent methyltransferase: MTYERFAYVYDELMKDAPYEKWLMILTAKLEQYGIGGRKVLDLACGTGEMTVELAQHGFEVTGVDLSDEMLLVANEKAVKLGLTIPLFQQNMAELEGLGRFDCVTIFCDSLNYLRDEADIAKTFTRVYEHLEDGGLFLFDVHSLYKMEEVFHNHTFAVSDEEVSYIWDCFPGEEPYSVEHELSFFVKDERSGLYDRFDELHYQRTYPVDQYKKWLQQAGFTVTELMADLEEAPPASETERVLFVARK; this comes from the coding sequence ATGACCTACGAACGCTTTGCCTATGTATACGATGAACTGATGAAGGATGCACCCTATGAAAAATGGCTGATGATCCTTACGGCGAAGCTGGAACAGTACGGAATTGGCGGAAGGAAGGTTCTCGACTTGGCATGTGGAACCGGGGAAATGACCGTTGAATTGGCGCAGCACGGATTTGAGGTCACAGGCGTGGACCTCTCAGATGAAATGCTTCTGGTTGCCAATGAAAAAGCGGTGAAGCTCGGATTAACGATTCCCTTATTCCAACAGAATATGGCAGAACTTGAGGGGCTTGGTCGTTTTGACTGTGTCACGATTTTTTGTGATTCGTTGAACTACCTACGAGATGAGGCGGATATTGCCAAAACGTTCACCCGGGTGTACGAGCATTTAGAGGATGGCGGGTTGTTCTTGTTCGATGTCCATTCCCTATATAAAATGGAAGAAGTGTTCCATAACCATACGTTTGCCGTCAGCGATGAAGAAGTTTCCTATATATGGGATTGTTTTCCTGGTGAAGAACCTTACAGTGTGGAACATGAGTTGAGTTTTTTCGTGAAGGACGAGCGAAGTGGTCTGTATGACCGCTTTGATGAGTTGCATTATCAACGGACTTATCCGGTTGACCAATATAAAAAATGGTTGCAGCAAGCAGGGTTTACCGTGACGGAACTTATGGCGGATCTTGAAGAAGCCCCGCCTGCATCGGAAACTGAACGGGTATTATTCGTAGCCAGAAAATGA
- the rsfS gene encoding ribosome silencing factor has product MTERELLVIAAKAADDKRAEDIVALNMQGISLVADYFLICHGNSEKQVQAIAREMKSKADESGIAVKRLEGFDEAKWVLVDLGDVVAHIFHKDERNYYNLERLWGDAPFEDLESELTP; this is encoded by the coding sequence ATGACTGAACGTGAACTTCTTGTAATTGCAGCAAAAGCGGCGGATGATAAAAGGGCGGAGGATATCGTGGCTTTGAATATGCAAGGCATATCCCTTGTTGCGGATTATTTTTTAATCTGTCATGGTAATTCCGAAAAACAAGTGCAAGCCATCGCTCGTGAAATGAAGAGCAAAGCCGATGAATCAGGTATCGCTGTAAAGCGTCTTGAAGGATTTGATGAAGCGAAGTGGGTGCTCGTCGATCTTGGCGATGTAGTGGCGCACATTTTCCATAAGGATGAAAGAAACTACTATAACCTCGAACGTTTATGGGGAGATGCACCTTTTGAAGATTTAGAGAGTGAACTGACTCCATGA
- the yqeK gene encoding bis(5'-nucleosyl)-tetraphosphatase (symmetrical) YqeK, producing the protein MNRERALALVKEQITERRYIHTLGVMESAIELAELYGADTKKAELAAIFHDYAKFRPKEEMEQIIIAEKMAPDLLRYNMELWHAPVGAYLVKKEAGITDAEILDAIAYHTSGRVGMSLLDKVIYLADYIEPGRSFPGVEEVRQTAKQNLDHAVIQALRNTVAFLMKRNQAIYPDTFNTYNDLIMNLKEKM; encoded by the coding sequence ATGAATCGTGAAAGAGCGCTGGCGCTTGTCAAAGAACAAATCACGGAGCGCAGGTACATCCATACTCTAGGCGTGATGGAGTCGGCCATTGAACTTGCCGAGCTCTATGGCGCTGATACAAAAAAAGCCGAACTGGCAGCCATATTCCACGATTATGCAAAGTTTCGTCCAAAAGAAGAAATGGAGCAAATCATCATCGCCGAAAAGATGGCGCCGGATCTACTCCGCTACAATATGGAGCTGTGGCACGCTCCAGTCGGGGCTTACCTGGTGAAAAAGGAAGCAGGCATCACGGACGCCGAAATTTTGGATGCAATTGCCTATCACACGTCAGGCAGGGTCGGCATGAGCCTTTTGGATAAGGTCATTTATCTTGCTGATTATATTGAGCCGGGACGTTCCTTTCCAGGTGTCGAAGAAGTCAGGCAGACAGCCAAGCAAAACTTGGATCATGCTGTCATACAGGCTTTAAGGAATACCGTTGCTTTTTTAATGAAAAGAAATCAGGCCATTTACCCTGATACATTTAACACATATAATGATTTGATCATGAATTTGAAGGAGAAGATGTAA
- a CDS encoding nicotinate-nucleotide adenylyltransferase, with protein MKKIGILGGTFNPPHIGHLIIANEVLDALELDEIRFMPNHVPPHKEKSEEVTDMDRLAMLENAIATNPSFYIEGIEIERKGTSYTYDTIKLLKEREPTNEFYFIIGADMIEYLPKWHRIDELVELVHFVGVKRPGYDEKTLYPITMVKVPQMFISSSMIRRKLRTGKTVKYLIADPVVKYIKGNGLYES; from the coding sequence ATGAAAAAAATTGGAATTCTTGGCGGTACATTCAATCCACCGCACATCGGCCATTTAATTATTGCGAATGAAGTGCTGGACGCTCTAGAGCTTGATGAAATCAGATTCATGCCAAACCATGTTCCTCCCCATAAGGAAAAATCGGAGGAAGTAACCGATATGGACAGGCTGGCTATGTTGGAAAACGCGATAGCCACCAACCCATCTTTTTATATTGAGGGTATTGAAATAGAAAGAAAAGGCACATCTTATACGTATGATACGATAAAGCTCCTGAAAGAACGTGAGCCGACCAATGAATTCTATTTCATAATTGGCGCAGATATGATTGAGTATTTACCAAAGTGGCATCGAATCGACGAATTGGTGGAGTTGGTCCATTTCGTCGGGGTGAAGCGTCCTGGCTATGACGAGAAAACCCTATACCCGATCACGATGGTGAAAGTCCCGCAGATGTTCATTTCCTCTTCCATGATCCGAAGGAAGTTAAGAACGGGGAAAACCGTGAAATATTTAATTGCAGATCCTGTGGTGAAGTATATTAAAGGGAATGGTTTATATGAATCGTGA
- the yhbY gene encoding ribosome assembly RNA-binding protein YhbY, translating into MLTGKQKRFLRSKAHHLNPIFQVGKGGVNDNLIKQIGEALEVRELIKVSILQNCEEDRNDVGLSLSKGARAELVQIIGNTIVLYKESRENKQLKLP; encoded by the coding sequence ATGTTAACAGGAAAACAAAAAAGATTCTTACGATCGAAGGCCCATCACCTCAACCCGATTTTTCAAGTCGGGAAAGGCGGGGTCAATGATAATCTCATCAAGCAAATTGGTGAGGCTCTTGAAGTACGTGAATTGATCAAGGTCAGCATCCTGCAAAACTGTGAAGAAGACCGCAATGATGTGGGTCTTTCTTTATCAAAAGGTGCGCGGGCGGAATTGGTTCAGATCATCGGCAATACCATCGTCCTGTATAAAGAATCAAGAGAAAACAAACAACTTAAACTACCTTAA
- the aroE gene encoding shikimate dehydrogenase, with translation MKKIYGVMGDPIAHSMSPDIHNDAFEKENIEAVYHHFHVTKEGLNDAVKGMKALGIEGFNITIPHKESIIPFLDEVDELALAIGAVNTVVNKNGRFIGYNTDGKGFFKSLCDEISGDMKAKKTLVIGAGGAARAIYFTLVKEGVKQVDIANRTKERAAELVSDCPYDKISKALSIIEAEQSLSQYDLIIQTTSSGMSPEYDHSPLNVDRLKTGAIVSDIIYNPLQTKLLREASEKGAKTQNGLGMFINQGALAFEIWTGIMPDTARMTDIVLNKLGGNTC, from the coding sequence ATGAAAAAGATCTATGGGGTAATGGGAGATCCAATCGCACATTCGATGTCACCGGACATTCATAATGATGCATTCGAAAAAGAAAATATAGAAGCGGTTTATCACCATTTTCATGTGACGAAAGAAGGATTGAACGATGCTGTTAAGGGCATGAAAGCCCTTGGTATAGAAGGGTTTAACATCACGATCCCGCATAAGGAATCCATCATCCCCTTCCTTGATGAAGTGGATGAGCTGGCCCTGGCAATCGGGGCTGTAAATACGGTTGTTAACAAAAATGGTCGCTTTATAGGGTATAATACAGACGGAAAAGGATTTTTCAAATCCTTATGCGATGAAATATCAGGTGACATGAAGGCTAAAAAAACGTTAGTGATCGGAGCGGGCGGTGCTGCGCGTGCGATTTATTTTACTCTTGTGAAAGAAGGGGTAAAGCAAGTCGATATTGCAAATCGGACGAAGGAAAGAGCGGCTGAGCTTGTTTCTGATTGCCCATATGATAAAATATCGAAGGCACTCTCGATTATCGAAGCGGAACAAAGCTTATCACAATATGATTTAATCATCCAAACGACATCATCGGGAATGAGTCCTGAGTATGATCATTCACCGTTGAATGTCGACCGGCTTAAAACCGGCGCAATAGTCAGTGACATCATCTACAATCCCCTGCAGACCAAGCTGCTGCGCGAAGCTTCCGAAAAAGGGGCGAAAACGCAAAATGGCCTGGGAATGTTCATCAACCAGGGGGCGCTCGCTTTTGAGATATGGACGGGCATTATGCCGGATACAGCAAGAATGACAGATATTGTCTTGAACAAACTAGGAGGTAACACATGTTAA
- the yqeH gene encoding ribosome biogenesis GTPase YqeH gives MGGSQLNNHQELVCIGCGVKVQTEDPKELGFAPKSALEKETIVCQRCFKLKHYNEVQDVSLTDDDFLKILNKVGETDSLIVKVVDIFDFNGSWLPGLHRFVGRNDVLLIGNKVDLLPKSVKPNKLINWMKQSSKELGLNPVDVLLVSADKGKHILEAADAIERYRKGKDVYVVGCTNVGKSTFINRLIKEVSGEGDIITTSHFPGTTLDMIEIPLDDGQALIDTPGIINHHQMAHYVDKRDFKVIMPKKEIKPRVYQLNEEQTLFFGGLARLDYVSGGRRSLTCYLSNELNIHRTKLEKADELYKNHAGELLTPPRPEQIEEFPKLIPHEFSLKDGKMDIVFSGLGWVTVNEPGAKIVAHVPKGVNVIVRKSLI, from the coding sequence ATGGGAGGATCACAATTGAACAATCATCAAGAATTAGTGTGCATCGGCTGCGGCGTGAAGGTCCAGACGGAAGATCCGAAGGAATTGGGCTTTGCCCCTAAATCAGCTCTGGAAAAAGAGACGATCGTTTGTCAGCGTTGCTTTAAATTGAAGCATTATAACGAGGTTCAGGATGTATCCTTAACAGACGATGACTTCTTGAAAATCTTGAATAAAGTCGGCGAAACAGATTCCTTGATCGTCAAGGTCGTCGATATTTTTGATTTCAATGGAAGCTGGCTGCCGGGCCTTCATCGATTTGTAGGAAGAAATGATGTTCTTTTGATCGGGAATAAAGTGGATTTATTGCCGAAGTCCGTGAAACCGAATAAATTGATCAATTGGATGAAGCAATCTTCGAAGGAATTGGGATTGAATCCGGTTGATGTCTTACTTGTCAGTGCAGACAAGGGAAAGCACATCCTTGAAGCGGCCGATGCGATCGAACGGTATCGCAAAGGAAAGGATGTCTATGTTGTGGGCTGTACGAATGTGGGTAAATCTACTTTCATTAACCGCCTGATTAAAGAAGTGAGCGGAGAAGGCGATATCATCACGACTTCCCACTTCCCGGGCACGACTTTGGACATGATCGAAATTCCTTTGGATGATGGACAGGCACTGATCGATACGCCAGGAATCATCAATCACCACCAAATGGCCCATTATGTGGACAAGCGGGATTTCAAGGTGATCATGCCGAAGAAGGAAATCAAGCCAAGAGTGTATCAGTTGAATGAGGAGCAGACGTTATTTTTTGGAGGACTGGCCAGGCTGGATTACGTCTCGGGCGGAAGGCGTTCCCTCACTTGCTACCTTTCGAATGAATTGAACATCCATCGTACGAAATTGGAAAAGGCTGATGAGCTGTACAAAAATCATGCCGGAGAATTATTGACGCCGCCACGGCCTGAACAAATCGAGGAATTCCCGAAGTTGATTCCGCATGAATTCTCTTTGAAAGATGGTAAAATGGATATTGTGTTTTCTGGCCTTGGCTGGGTGACAGTCAATGAGCCGGGAGCAAAAATCGTTGCACATGTCCCAAAAGGGGTCAATGTCATCGTTCGAAAATCATTAATCTAA
- a CDS encoding YqeG family HAD IIIA-type phosphatase gives MLKLFLPSEHVKSIFNIDPQELKKRGIKGVITDLDNTLVEWDRPTATPDLIKWFDNMRAHGILVTIVSNNNENRVRSFSDPLHIPFIHQARKPMSRAFHKARKAMGLKLEETVVIGDQLLTDVLGGNRGGFHTILVVPVAQTDEFRTKINRYFERKIMAFFKRKGMIEWEDHN, from the coding sequence ATGCTTAAATTATTTTTGCCGAGTGAACATGTTAAAAGCATTTTTAATATAGATCCTCAAGAATTGAAAAAAAGAGGGATAAAGGGAGTCATCACCGACTTGGATAATACCCTTGTTGAATGGGACAGGCCTACAGCGACACCAGATTTAATCAAATGGTTCGATAACATGCGGGCCCATGGCATTTTAGTGACGATTGTGTCCAATAATAATGAAAATCGGGTTCGGTCTTTTTCCGATCCGCTTCACATTCCGTTCATCCATCAGGCCAGGAAGCCGATGTCGCGGGCTTTCCATAAAGCGCGTAAGGCGATGGGATTGAAGTTAGAGGAGACGGTTGTGATCGGCGATCAGTTATTGACGGATGTATTGGGAGGGAACAGAGGTGGGTTCCATACGATTTTAGTGGTTCCTGTCGCCCAGACTGATGAATTCAGGACGAAAATCAATCGTTATTTCGAAAGAAAGATCATGGCCTTTTTCAAACGAAAAGGGATGATAGAATGGGAGGATCACAATTGA
- a CDS encoding sporulation histidine kinase inhibitor Sda: MQKLSDDLLLESYFKAQNLKLSTEFIRLIETEIHRRALTHKIRALI; the protein is encoded by the coding sequence ATGCAAAAACTATCTGATGACCTGTTGCTGGAATCCTATTTTAAAGCACAGAATTTAAAGCTTAGTACCGAATTCATCCGCCTCATAGAAACGGAGATTCATCGAAGAGCCTTGACACATAAAATCCGAGCCTTAATTTAA
- a CDS encoding phosphatidylserine decarboxylase encodes MYQSLYRILIELTNGRHSSGLLKHFSQSRWSRPLILFYVKTFNLNQQEFGKEIKAYSNLHELFTRKLKAGARPITAAASAVACPVDGVLEDSGEITADKKIVVKGKVYSMDEMLEDELALEKYLGGKYLVLYLSPSHYHRIHAPIKGAVIKRWTLGRKSYPVNKWGMKYGKEPLSKNYRTITELQNEAGSLAMVKVGAMYINSIVITDQSKQLEQGQEFSYFSFGSTVVLLFEKNKFELEGSLSIPANVRVGEAIGYMKAV; translated from the coding sequence TTGTATCAATCTTTGTATCGCATATTGATCGAACTGACGAATGGAAGGCATTCTTCAGGTTTATTAAAGCATTTTAGCCAATCTCGCTGGAGCAGGCCCTTGATTTTATTTTATGTAAAGACATTTAACCTCAATCAACAAGAATTTGGAAAGGAAATAAAGGCATATTCCAATCTGCACGAGCTATTCACGAGGAAGCTGAAGGCGGGGGCCAGGCCGATTACGGCTGCCGCATCTGCGGTGGCGTGTCCCGTGGACGGCGTTCTCGAGGACTCGGGTGAAATAACGGCAGATAAAAAAATCGTCGTTAAGGGAAAGGTATATTCAATGGATGAGATGCTCGAGGATGAGCTTGCTTTGGAAAAGTACTTAGGCGGCAAATACCTCGTGCTGTACTTAAGCCCAAGTCATTACCATAGGATTCATGCACCGATCAAGGGGGCCGTAATCAAACGTTGGACGCTTGGGAGGAAATCGTACCCCGTTAATAAATGGGGGATGAAATATGGAAAAGAGCCTTTGTCAAAAAATTATCGTACAATAACTGAACTGCAAAATGAGGCGGGAAGTTTGGCGATGGTGAAGGTCGGTGCCATGTATATCAACTCAATCGTCATTACCGATCAATCGAAACAATTGGAGCAAGGCCAGGAGTTTTCTTATTTCAGCTTTGGTTCGACTGTGGTCCTTCTTTTTGAGAAGAACAAGTTCGAGCTGGAAGGAAGCTTGTCCATTCCCGCTAATGTCCGTGTCGGTGAAGCCATTGGCTATATGAAAGCCGTTTAA